Within the Solibacillus silvestris genome, the region CCCCCAAGAAGAAAATGCAATTCGTCCGCCTGCATTAAAAATAGCTGTGAGCGAACTAACTAAACCAATCGCTCCAAATCCAATGAAAGATAAAATGCCTTTTTCCTGTGAAATTAACGCTAAGCCACATGTAATGTTAATATAGAACATCAGCCAAATACCGATAAATGTCTTATTCGTTAATACTTTTCTATAACTAAAGCTTTGCATTTGTAAACTTTCTTCTTCATATCCAGCCGGTTTCTTTAAAATTAAGTGTCCGACAACCATCATTACTAAATAGATTGCTGCCAAAATATAAAACATAGTATAGATATTTGTCGGATTCACTAAAATACCTTCACTATTGCGATCACCAAGTAACTTTTCCATTAATGGACTTGCAATAACTTTTGCTAAGCCAAATCCTGCAACAGCAAGACCCGTTGCTAATCCCTTTTGTTCTTTAAACCAAAGCATCAGTGTTTTTACAGGTGTTAAATAGCCGATTCCAAGCCCAATCCCCATAACAACCCCATATGAAATATAAATTCCGATTAAGGATTTTTGATAAATAAAGAATCCTGTTGCTGCCATCCCTACAACAAAAAATATGGCCGCAAGCAAGGATGACTTATGAATATCTTTTTCAACAAATTTCCCGCCAAAAGCAGCAGACATACCAAGAACAAAAATAGCTATACTGAATGCCCATTCCACTTCACTGACAGGTTTTCCGATGTAAGAGGCAATATCACCCTTAAATAATGACCAGCAATAAACTGTACCAATACTACAGTGAATCAATAAAGCCGGAATGACAGCACGCATCCACTTGTTTTCAAACTTTCCCACATTAAAACTCCTCATTATTCATTTAACCAAAAACACGAACTTTAATTAGAAATAAATAAATATAGTTCGTATA harbors:
- a CDS encoding transporter, with the protein product MGKFENKWMRAVIPALLIHCSIGTVYCWSLFKGDIASYIGKPVSEVEWAFSIAIFVLGMSAAFGGKFVEKDIHKSSLLAAIFFVVGMAATGFFIYQKSLIGIYISYGVVMGIGLGIGYLTPVKTLMLWFKEQKGLATGLAVAGFGLAKVIASPLMEKLLGDRNSEGILVNPTNIYTMFYILAAIYLVMMVVGHLILKKPAGYEEESLQMQSFSYRKVLTNKTFIGIWLMFYINITCGLALISQEKGILSFIGFGAIGLVSSLTAIFNAGGRIAFSSWGDRLKDRNSIYKIIFISSIVIILCTVIFDGINNSMAILIIALLCIVNAGYGGGFSSLPPLLSDRFGIDSISTVHGLALSAWAFAGLTGNQLSAIILEKTQSYDMVLYVIAALFTLATLISIFVVKPEKVNLENEEFNKKKEIVIG